TGGTTCAGCGTGATGAGCACGTCGCCGAAGCGGCTCTCGCCCGACACGCGGTTGCCCGCGAACTGCGTGATCGTCAGCGGCAGCAGCAGCAGCGACGAGGCGAAGATCGGCGGGATCACGCCCGCGGTGTTGATCTTCAGCGGCAGGTGGCTGCGATCGGCCTGCATCCCGCGCTGTGTCTGGCGCTTGGGATACTGGATCAGGATGCGGCGCTGCGCGCGCTCCATGAAGCAGATCAGCAGGATGAGCCCCACGACGACGACGACGATCGCGATCAGCGTCGGCGCGCCCATCGAGCCCGAGCGGCCGCCCTCCAGCAGGTTCAGCAGCGTCGTCGGCAGATGCGCGACGATGCCCGCCATGATGATGAGGCTGATGCCGTTGCCGATGCCGCGGCTGGTGATCTGCTCGCCCAGCCACATCAGGAACATCGTGCCCCCGATCAGCGAGATGACCGCGCCGATGCGGAAGATCATCCCCGGCTCGATCACCGCGCCGCCGGCCTCCAGCCCGCGCGCGATGAAATAGCCCTGTACCGCGGTCAGCGCGACGGTGCCGTAGCGGGTGTACTGGTTCAGCTTCTTGCGGCCCGATTCGCCTTCCTTCTTGATGGCGGCGAGCTGCGGGCTGAGGCTGGTGGCCAGCTGCACCACGATCGAGGCGGTGATGTACGGCATCACGCCCAGTGCGATCAGCGACGCGCGCGACAGCGATCCGCCGGAGAAGGTGTTGAAGAAGTCGAGCACGCCGCCCTTCATCCGCTCCGCCAGCACGCCCAGCTGCGTCGGGTCGATCCCCGGCAGCGGCACGTAGCTGAGCAGACGGAAGACGATCAGCGCGCCGATCGTGAACCACAGCCGTTTCTTGAGGTCGGTGGCCTGCGAGAATTTCGCGAGGCTGATGCTCTGCGCCATCTGGTCGGCTGCGGATGCCATGCGTGTCGATGTCCTGGAAACAAAAACGGCGGGAAACGAAAACGGCGGGAAGCGTTGCTCCGCCCCCCGCCGCTCATATAGGCGCTGGACGCGCCCTGTCTAATCCCGGCGGTTCGATGGCGACATGGCCGGCGCGACGCGTGTCGCCCCGGCCACAGGGATCACGCCTTGAACGACGCCTTCTTCTCCTGGCGCGCCTTGTAGGCGACGCCCTTCTTCGCCGCGGCCTTCTCGGCCGCGGGGACGACCTCGATCACGTTGACCGAACCGCCCGCCTTCTCGATCGCGGCGCGCGCGCCGGCCGACACGCCGGCCACGGTGAACGACAGCTTCGCGGAATACTCGCCCTTGGCGAGCACGCGCACGCCGTCCTTGCCGCCGCGCGCCAGACCGGCCGCCTTCAGCGCCTCGTGGTCGATGTCGCTGCCGGTCAGCTTGCCCGCGTCGACCGCCTTCTGTATCGCGCCCAGGTTCACCTCGGCATAATCCTTGGCGAAGATGTTGTTGAAGCCACGCTTCGGCAGACGCATGTGGAGCGGCATCTGGCCGCCCTCGAAGCCGGCGATGGACACGCCCTCGCGGCTCTTCTGACCCTTGACGCCGCGGCCGCCGGTCTTGCCCTTACCCGAGCCGATGCCGCGTCCGACGCGGATCTTGCGGTGACGGGCGCCCGCGTTGTCGCGGAGTTCGTTGAGCTTCATGATAGGCACTCGCTTTCGCTTTTGTCGCGCTGATGGAAAAATGAGGAAGGGGGCCGGTTAGCCCCCTTCCCCGCATATGTCACGAGTCGAATGCGGAAGGCTCAGCCCTCCACCACCTCGACCATGTGCTGCACCTTGCGGATCATGCCGCGCACCTCGGGGGTGTCCTGCAGCTCCGCGACGCGGTGCATCTTGTTCAGGCCCAGCCCGACCAGGGTCGCGCGCTGGTCCTTGGTGCGACGGATCGGGGATCCGGTCTGCTTCACCTTGATGGTCGCCATGTCGCCTTACTCCACCACGGCCGCGGCATCCGCCTCGGCGGTCTGCGCATCGGCACCGTGCGCGCGGCCCAGCAGGTCCGCGATCTTCTTGCCGCGACGCTGTGCCACCGCCTTCGGCGAGGTCTGGTTGCCCAGCGCCTCGAAGGTCGCACGGATCATGTTGTACGGGTTGGACGTGCCCACCGACTTCGTCACCACGTCGTGGACGCCCAGGCTCTCGAAGACGGCGCGCATCGGGCCGCCCGCGATGATCCCGGTGCCCTGCGGCGCCGAACGCAGCGTCACGCGGCCGGCACCGAAGTGGCCGTTGCCGTCGTGATGCAGCGTGCGGCCTTCCTTCAGCGGCACGCGGACCATCTTCTTCTTGGCCGCGGCGGTCGCCTTCGAGATCGCCTCCGGCACCTCGCGCGCCTTGCCGTGGCCGAAGCCGACGCGGCCCTTGCCGTCGCCCACGACGACCAGCGCCGCGAAGCCGAAGCGCTTGCCGCCCTTCACCGTCTTCGACACGCGGTTGATGTGGACGAGCTTCTCGATCAGCTCCTCGCCGCCGTCATCCGCACCGGGGCCGCCACGGCCGCGATTGTCGCGACCGCGGTTGCCGTCGCGACCGCCACGGTTGCCGCCGGGACCACCCGGACCGCGACCGCGACCACCGCCGCCGCCACCGCGACCGCCACGAAAGCCGCCGCCCTGGCCGCCGCCGGCGTAACCGCCGCCGGCATTGCCGCCGTCCTGCTGCTGCGCCGGGGCCGACGCCTCGGCGGTCTGCGGCTGGTTGTTTGCTTCGTCAGCCATGTCTTAGAACTCCAGTCCGGCTTCGCGCGCGGCTTCCGCCAGCGCCTTCACCCGGCCGTGAAAGAGGAAGCCGCCACGGTCGAAGACGACCTGCGTGACGCCGGCGGCCTTCGCCGCCTCCGCGACGCGCTTGCCCACCGCGGCTGCCGCCTCGATGTTGGCCGACTTGCCCTCGTGCCCCGACAGGGTCGAGGCCGAGGCCACGGTGCGGCCCTGAGCGTCGTCGATCACCTGCGCATAGATGTGCTGGCCCGAACGATGCACCGACAGACGCGGACGCGTACCCGCGCGAGCGCGCAGCGCCGTGCGGTTGCGGCGACGCCGCTTCTCGAAAAGCGAAAGACCCTTGGTCACTTCTTCTTCCCTTCCTTGCGGAAGATGAACTCGCCCGCGTACTTGATGCCCTTGCCCTTGTACGGCTCGGGCTTGCGCCAGCGGCGGATTTCCGCGGCCAGCTGACCCACGCGCTGCTTGTCGGCGCCGCTGATCTCGACCGTGGTCGCGTCGGGCGTCTTCACCTCGATGCCTTCCGGCACGTCGATGTTGACGTCGTGGCTGTAGCCCAGCTGCAGCTTCAGCGTCTTGCCCTGCGCCGCGGCGCGGTAGCCGACGCCGGTGATGAGCAGCTTCTTCGAGAAGCCCTCGGTCACGCCGGTCACCAGGTTCTGCACCAGCGTGCGCTGCATGCCCCAGAACGCGCGCGCGCGCTTGGTGTCGTTCGCCGGCTGGACGCCGATCGAATCCGCCTGCACGTCGTACGAGATCAGGTCCGACAGCGGCATCGTCAGCGTGCCCTTGGGGCCCTTGACCGACAGCTCGTTGCCGTTGCGGGTCGCGGTCACGCCCGAAGGAATGGCGACCGCCTTCTTGCCGATGCGGCTCATCAGAACACCTCCGCCAGCACTTCGCCGCCGACGTTCTGCTCGCGTGCTTCCGCATCGGACAGCACGCCGCGCGGCGTCGAGACGATGGTGATGCCCAGGCCGTTCATCACGCGCGGCAGGTCCTGCGACCCGCTGTAGATGCGGCGGCCGGGCTTGGAGACGCGCGCGACATGCTTGATCGCGGGCTGGCCCTCGAAATACTTCAGCTCGATGCGCACGCCCTTGGTCGTGGCACCCTTGCCCAGCGCCAGCTCTTCCTCGGAATAGCCGCGGATGTAGCCCTCGCGCTGGAGCACATCGAGCACGCGGACGCGCAGCTTCGACGCGGGCGACAGGACGCTGTCCTTCTTCGCGCGCTGGCCGTTGCGGATGCGGGTGAGCAGGTCACCCAGGGGATCGGTCACTGCCATGATCGTATCCTTACCAGCTCGACTTCGTGAGGCCCGGGATCAGGCCCTTGTTGGCCAGATCGCGCAGCATGACACGGGCGAGCCCGAACTTGCGGTAGTAGGCGCGCGGACGCCCGGTCAGCGCGCAGCGGTTGCGGATACGCGTGGGATTCGCGTTGCGCGGCAGCTCGGCCATCTTGAGGCGCGCGATGAGACGCTCGGTCTCGTCGAGCGACTCGTCGTTCGCCTGCGCCTTCAGCTTCGCCAGCTTCGGCGCATATTGCGCCACGAGCTTCTTGCGACGCTCGTTCTTGTTCACGGAACTCAGTTTCGCCATGGACTTAAGCTCTCTTTGTCAAAACGCGAAGGCGGTCATGCCGCCTTCTTCTCTTCGCCCGATTCCTCGATCGGGAACGGGAAGCCGAACAGGCGGAGCAGCTCGCGCGCCTCGTCGTCCGTCTTCGCGGTCGTGGTGACGATCACGTCCATGCCGCGCACCTTGTCGACGCGGTCATAGCTGATCTCGGGGAACACGATCTGCTCCTTGATGCCGCAGGCATAGTTGCCGCGGCCGTCGAAGGACTTCGGGTTGAGACCACGGAAGTCGCGCACGCGCGGCAGCGCGATCGTGATGAAGCGGTCGAGGAACTCGTACATGCGCTCGCGACGCAGCGTCACCTTGACGCCGATCGGCATGCCCTCGCGCAGCTTGAACTGCGCGATCGACTTCTTCGCCTTGGTGATGACCGGCTTCTGGCCCGCGATCAGCTCCATCTCGGACGCGGCCTGGTCGACGCGCTTCTTGTCCTGGGTCGCTTCGCCCACGCCCATGTTCAGCACGATCTTCTCGATCCGCGGAATCTCGAGCGCGTTCTTGTAGCCGAACTTGTCGGTCATCGCCTTGATGATGCGATCGTCGTAGATCGCCTTCATGCGGGGCTTGTAGGCATCAGCCATCGATCTTCTCCCCGGTCTTGACGGCGACACGAACCTTCTTGCCGTCCTGGGTCTCGAAACGGACGCGGGTCGGCTTGCCGTCGGCGGTCACGTGCGCGACCTTCGAGATGTGCAGCGGCGCCTCGATGCGCTCCAGCCCGCCCTGCGGGTTCGCCTGGCTCGGCTTGCGGTGGCGGGTCGCGACGTTCACGCCCTCGACCACGACCTTGCCGTCCTTCGGCAGCGCCGTCGTGACGGTGCCGGTCTTGCCCTTGTCCTTGCCGGACAGGACGACGACGCGGTCGCCCTTCTTGATCTTCGCGGCGGCCATTACAGCACCTCCGGCGCCAGAGAGATGATCTTCATGTGCTTCTTGCCGCGCAGCTCGCGCACGACCGGGCCGAAGATACGGGTGCCGATCGGCTCCTCGTTCTTGTTGACCAGCACCGCGGCGTTGCCGTCGAAACGGATCACCGAACCGTCGGCACGACGGATGTCCTTGGCGGTGCGCACGATGACGGCACGGTGCACGTCACCCTTCTTCACCTTGCCCCGGGGCTGCGCTTCCTTGACGCTGACGACGATGATGTCGCCGACGCTGGCCGTGCGACGCTTCGAGCCGCCCAGCACCTTGATGCACTGCACCCGCTTCGCGCCGCTGTTGTCAGCGACGTCGAGATTGGATTGCATCTGGATCATCGATCCGCTTCCTTCTCGCTCATGGGGTGGATACCGACCCAGCCCCGCCTAAAAAATGACCCCCGGCAGCGGGCGGACCCGCGCCAGGGGGAGCGGCCCCATAGCCACTCCGGCGGCGGATGGCAATGCCCCCGCCCCCTCGCCCGTCGATCGCCCCGGCGCCAGGCCGGGGCGACGATCGATCAGCCGTCGATCTCGACCCGCTCGGGCGACACGTGCGTGTTGACGCGCGCGATCACCTTCCAGGTCTTCAGCTTGGAGATCGGCGCGGTCTCTTCGATGCGCACGGTCTCGCCCGCCTTGTACTCGTTCGCCTCGTCATGGGCGTGATACTTCTTCGAGCGGCGGATGATCTTGCCGTAGAGCGGGTGCTTCACCTTGCGCTCGACGTTCACCACCACGGTCTTCTCGCCCTTGTCGGACACGACCAGCCCGGTCAGCACGCGCTTCGGCATGTGCTCGGTTCCCTTACTTGCCGGACGCAGCGTTGCGCTGCGCCTGGATGGTCTTGATGCGGGCGATGTCCTTGCGGACCTCGCGCACGCGGCTCGGCTTCTCCAGCTGGCTGGTCGCGGCCTGGAAGCGCAGGTTGAACTGCTCGCGCTTCAGGTTGCCCAGCGTCTCGCCCAGCTGGTCGTCGCTCTGCCCGGTCAAATCGATCTTCTTCGCCATCTCACTCACCCCCGAGGTGCGACGTGTCGCCGAGGCGCGCCACGACCTTGGTCTTGATCGGCAGCTTCATCGCGGCGCGCTCGAACGCCTCCGCGGCCAGCGGCCCTGCGACGCCGTCCAGCTCGAACAGGATCCGGCCCGGCTTGACGCGCGCGGCCCAGAATTCCGGCGAGCCCTTGCCCGAGCCCATGCGGACTTCGGCCGGCTTCGACGACACCGGCACGTCCGGGAACACGCGGATCCACAGACGCCCCTGGCGCTTGATGTGACGCGTGATCGCGCGGCGGGCCGCCTCGATCTGGCGCGCGGTGATACGCTCCGGCTCCATCGCCTTGAGGCCATAGGAGCCGAAGTTCAGCGACGTGCCGCCCTTGGCGTCGCCGTGGATACGGCCCTTGAACGCCTTGCGGAACTTGGTGCGCTTCGGTTGCAGCATTGCTCTATTTCCTTAGCGGCGATGGTCGTCGCGCGCCGGGCGCACGCCGGAGGTCTGGGCCTCCATCATCAGGCGATCGGTCGCGAGCGGGTCGTGACCCAGGATCTCGCCCTTGAACACCCACACCTTGACGCCGCAGACGCCATAGGCGGTGTGCGCCTCGGCATGAGCGTAGTCGATGTTGGCGCGCAGCGTGTGCAGCGGCACGCGGCCCTCGCGATAGCTCTCCGAACGCGCGATTTCCGCACCGCCCAGACGGCCGCCGCAATACACCTTGATGCCGTCGGCACCCAGGCGCATCGCGGACTGCACCGCGCGCTTCATCGCGCGGCGGAACGCGATACGACGCTCCAGCTGGTCGGCGATGCCCTGCGCGATCAGCTTGGCATCGACCTCCGGCTTGCGGATCTCGACGATGTTCAGCGACACGTCCGAGCTGGTCATCGCGCCGAGGGTCTTCCTCAGCTTCTCGATGTCCGAGCCCTTCTTGCCGATGATGACGCCGGGACGCGCCGCGAAGATCGAGATGCGGCACAGCTTGGCCGGACGGTCGATCACCACCTTCGAGATCGCGGCCTGCGGCAGCGTCTTCAGGATGTACTCGCGGATCTTCAGATCCTCGAGCAGCAGGCGCTTGTAGTCCGCACCCTCGGCGTACCAGCGGCTGTCCCAGGTGCGGTTGATCTGCAGACGCAGACCGATCGGGTTGCTCTTGTGACCCATTACGCTTCTTCCTGCTCGCGCACGACGATCCGCAGCCGCGAGAACGGCTTCAGGATGCGGGTGGACTTGCCGCGGCCGCGCGTGGCGAACCGCTTCATCACGATCGACTTGCCGACCGACGCCTCCGCGACGACGAGCGCGTCGACGTCGAGGTTGTGGTTGTTCTCGGCATTGGCGATGGCCGAGGCCAGCACCTTGCGCGCGTCGATCGCCATGGACTTCTTCGAGAAGGCCAGGATGTTCATCGCGTCGCCGACCTTGCGGCCGCGGATCAGCGCGGCGACCAGGCCCAGCTTCTGCGCCGAACCACGGATCTGCGTGCCGACCGACAAGGCTTCCTTGTCGCCGACCTTGCGGGGGGACTGAGGCTTGCTCATCAGCGCTTGCCCTTCTTGTCAGCCGCGTGACCCGGGAAATAACGGGTCGGCGCGAACTCGCCGAGCTTCATGCCGACCATGTCCTCGTTGACCGAGACGGGCACGAACTTGCGGCCATTGTAGACGGAGAACGTGAGACCCACGAACGACGGCAGGATGGTGGAGCGGCGCGACCAGGTCTTGATCGGCGCGCGGCCACCGGCGTCCTGCGCGGCTTCGGCCTTCTTGAGCAGGCTCAGTTCGACGAACGGGCCCTTCCAGACGGAGCGCGCCATTACTTCTTCCTCGCGTGACGGCTACGGATAATCATCTTGTCCGTCGCCTTGTTGTGGCGCGTGCGCGCACCCTTGGTCGGCTTGCCCCACGGCGTGACCGGGTGACGGCCGCCCGAGGTCCGGCCTTCACCACCGCCGTGCGGGTGGTCGACCGGGTTTTTCGCAACACCGCGCGTCAGCGGGCGCTTGCCCATCCAGCGCGAACGGCCCGCCTTGCCGAGGTTCTGGTTCTGGTTGTCCGGGTTGGACACCGCCCCCACGGTCGCCATGCAATCGGCGTGGATATAGCGCTGCTCGCCCGAGTTCAGGCGGACCATCACCATGCCCTTGTCGCGACCGACGACCTGCACGTAGGTGCCGGCCGACCGCGCGATCTGACCACCCTTGCCCGGCTTCATCTCCACGTTGTGGACGATGGTGCCGACGGGGACCTGGCCGATCTCCATCGCGTTGCCCGGCTTGGTGTCGGCCTTCTTCGCCGCGATCACCTTGTCGCCCGGCGCCAGCCGCTGCGGCGCGATGATATACGCCTGCTCGCCGTCCGGGTACGACACCAGCGCGATGAACGCGGTGCGGTTCGGATCATACTCCAGCCGCTCGACGGTGCCCTCGACGTCCCACTTGCGACGCTTGAAGTCGACGTAGCGGTACTTCTGCTTGTGGCCGCCCGCGATGCCGCGGCTGGTCACATGGCCCTTGTTGTTGCGGCCGCCGGTCTTGTTCTTGCCCTCGGTCAGCGCCTTGACGGGCTTGCCCTTCCACAGCGACGACTTGTCGACGAGGATGAGGCCGCGCTGCGCGGGCGAGGTCGGATTGTAATGCTTGAGTGCCATGTTACTTGGCCCCCTCGGTAACGTCGATCGACTGGCCTTCGCCCAGCGTCACGATCGCCTTCTTGACGTCGGAGCGACGGTAGGGCGCACCCTTCCAGCGCTTGGTCTTGCCCTTCTGGACGATGGTGTTCACGCCGACGACGCGCACGTCGAACAGCGCTTCCACCGCCGCCTTGATCTCGGGCTTGGTCGCCTTGTTGGCGACCTTGAAGACCACCGCATTCTGCTCGGAGAGCAGGGTCGCCTTCTCGGTGATGTGCGGCGCGACAATCACGTCGTAATGACGGTTGTCGATCGCCTTTGCCGGCTTAGCCATTGAAGCGCGCCTCCAGCTTCTCGACCGCCGCGCGCGTCAGCACCAGCGTGTCTGCCTTGATGATGTCGTAGACGTTCGCACCGACCGCGGGCAGCAGGTCCACGCCCGGCAGGTTGCGACCGGCGCGGAAGCTCTCGCCCGCCTCGCCGTCGATCACCAGCGTGCGCTTGCCCGTGTTCAGCGTGGCGAAGTGACCCTTCAGGTCCTTCGTCTTCTGCACCTCGAACCCGTCGAGCACGATCAGCGAGCCGGCCTTCGCATGGCTGCTGAGCGCCATCTTCAGACCGAGCGCGCGGATCTTCTTGTTCAGACCCGGATTGAAGTCGCGGACGCGGGCGCCGTGCGCCTTGCCGCCGCCGATGAACACCGGCGCGCGGCGATCGCCGTGACGGGCCACGCCGCCGCCCTTCTGGCGACCGAGCTTCTTGCCCGAGCGCGCGACGTCCGAACGCTCGCGGGTGCCGCGCGCGGTGGCGCGACGCTTCTCGAGCTGCCAGGTCACGACGCGGTGCAGGATGTCGGCGCGCGGATCGAGGCCGAAGACCTCGTCGTTGAGCTCGATGTCCGCTGCGTCGGTGCCGGCAAAGGAGGAAACCTTGACCTTCACTTCTTAGCCCTCCTGGCCGTCGGTCGCGGTCGCGTCCGCCGAAGTCTCGGCCGGCGTATCCGCTGCGGTGTTGCTGTTGGCCGCCTGCTTCAGGCTGGCCGGGTACGGAGCGTCCGCGTGGCGATCGAGCTTGACCGCATCCTTCACGAACAGCCAGCCGCCCTTCGAACCGGGGACCGAACCCTTCACGAAGATCAGACCGCGCTCGACGTCGGTGCCGACGATCTCGAGGTTCTGCTGCGTGCGGTTCTTGTCGCCCATGTGGCCGGCCATCTTCTTGTTCTTGAAGACGCGACCCGGATCCTGGCGGTTGCCGGTCGAACCGTGCGAACGGTGGCTGACCGAAACGCCGTGCGTCGCGCGCAGACCGCCGAAGTTCCAGCGCTTCATGGCGCCGGCGAAGCCCTTGCCCTGCGTGCGACCCTGGATGTCGACGTACTGGCCGGCGACGAAATGGTCCGCCGACAACTCGGCGCCGACGTCGAGGAGGTTGTCCTCGCTCACGCGGAACTCGTGGACGATCGCCTTGGGCTCCACCTCGGCCTTGCCGAAGTGGCCGCGCTGCGGCTTGGCGACATTCTTTGCCTTGGCGACACCGGCGCCAAGCTGGACGGCGGTATAGCCGTCACGATCCATCTCGCGGCGGGCGACGACCTGAAGCGCCTCGATCTGCAGGACGGTGACCGGCACGTGCCGACCGTCATCCTGGAACAGGCGGGTCATCCCCATTTTCTTCGCGATCACGCCAGTACGCATGACCTCGTGCTCCTTGACAGAGGCACCCACGGGCCCATCCCATGGGTGCTTGTGACCACCGGCTCGCGCCGGCGATCGGTTCAGCCCGGAAATGCGAAGCGTGCCCCCGTCCCGGGCTGGGCGCTCCCCACGACGGGAAGCAGACGGGAGACGCTGTCCCGGCAGCCCGAAGGCGGCCGGCGGTATCTCTATTGTCGCCATGCCGGCGTCGTGGCCGGCATCTCATCGGGTCCGGCGATACGCCCGTTCCCGCAAAGATCCCGCCGGACGACGGGATGACGCGAAGGGGACGAGACTCACCCCTCGCGAGAAGCCGCGCGTTTAGGCCAACCTGTTGACGCAGTCAACAGGGACCCCGGCCTTCGCCGGGGCCAAAGGCAAGCTTGCTTCAAGCAAGCTTGATCTCGACGTCAACACCGGCCGCCAGGTCGAGCTTCATCAGCGCGTCGACGGTCTGCGGGGTCGGCTGCACGATGTCGAGCATGCGCTTGTAGGTGCGCACCTCGAACTGCTCGCGCGACTTCTTGTCGATGTGCGGACCGCGGTTGACGGTGAACTTCTCGATGCGGGTCGGCAGCGGGATCGGGCCGCGGATGAGCGCGCCGGTACGGCGTGCGGTGTCGGCGATGTCGCCGGTCGCCTGGTCGAGCACGCGATGGTCGAACGCCTTCAGGCGGATGCGGATGTTGCTGTCCATATTCCCTACCGATAACTGCGGTCACGACCCCGGCCGTTACCCCGGGCCGAAGACCGGAGACTCGCGCCGCAGGTGGAAGCACCGGCGGGATGAGATCCCCCTCGCAAGGCCTGGGCCTCCAAGGAAGAAACGGAGAAAGAGCCGCAACTCGAATTTCGAAGGGGCGCCAATAACGGCGCCCTCATAAAAAGGCAACGCCCGCCGCACAAAAAACGTGCGGCGGGCGGAACCTTTTGCGGTGGGCCGCCGAGGCGGCCCGCCGGACCAGCTTACTTCGAGATCGCGCTGACCACGCCCGCACCCACGGTGCGGCCACCCTCGCGGATGGTGAAGCGCTGGCC
The sequence above is drawn from the Sphingomonas adhaesiva genome and encodes:
- the secY gene encoding preprotein translocase subunit SecY; protein product: MASAADQMAQSISLAKFSQATDLKKRLWFTIGALIVFRLLSYVPLPGIDPTQLGVLAERMKGGVLDFFNTFSGGSLSRASLIALGVMPYITASIVVQLATSLSPQLAAIKKEGESGRKKLNQYTRYGTVALTAVQGYFIARGLEAGGAVIEPGMIFRIGAVISLIGGTMFLMWLGEQITSRGIGNGISLIIMAGIVAHLPTTLLNLLEGGRSGSMGAPTLIAIVVVVVGLILLICFMERAQRRILIQYPKRQTQRGMQADRSHLPLKINTAGVIPPIFASSLLLLPLTITQFAGNRVSGESRFGDVLITLNQYLQHGSPIYMALYAAGIIFFSFFYTAVVFNPEETAENLKRYGGFIPGIRPGKNTETYFDYVLTRITVIGAAYLTFICVVPEYLVSALSIPFYLGGTSLLIVVNVTMDTVTQIQSHLLAHQYGDLIKKSKLKGARRR
- the rplO gene encoding 50S ribosomal protein L15, which codes for MKLNELRDNAGARHRKIRVGRGIGSGKGKTGGRGVKGQKSREGVSIAGFEGGQMPLHMRLPKRGFNNIFAKDYAEVNLGAIQKAVDAGKLTGSDIDHEALKAAGLARGGKDGVRVLAKGEYSAKLSFTVAGVSAGARAAIEKAGGSVNVIEVVPAAEKAAAKKGVAYKARQEKKASFKA
- the rpmD gene encoding 50S ribosomal protein L30 gives rise to the protein MATIKVKQTGSPIRRTKDQRATLVGLGLNKMHRVAELQDTPEVRGMIRKVQHMVEVVEG
- the rpsE gene encoding 30S ribosomal protein S5; translation: MADEANNQPQTAEASAPAQQQDGGNAGGGYAGGGQGGGFRGGRGGGGGGRGRGPGGPGGNRGGRDGNRGRDNRGRGGPGADDGGEELIEKLVHINRVSKTVKGGKRFGFAALVVVGDGKGRVGFGHGKAREVPEAISKATAAAKKKMVRVPLKEGRTLHHDGNGHFGAGRVTLRSAPQGTGIIAGGPMRAVFESLGVHDVVTKSVGTSNPYNMIRATFEALGNQTSPKAVAQRRGKKIADLLGRAHGADAQTAEADAAAVVE
- the rplR gene encoding 50S ribosomal protein L18, whose protein sequence is MTKGLSLFEKRRRRNRTALRARAGTRPRLSVHRSGQHIYAQVIDDAQGRTVASASTLSGHEGKSANIEAAAAVGKRVAEAAKAAGVTQVVFDRGGFLFHGRVKALAEAAREAGLEF
- the rplF gene encoding 50S ribosomal protein L6, with the translated sequence MSRIGKKAVAIPSGVTATRNGNELSVKGPKGTLTMPLSDLISYDVQADSIGVQPANDTKRARAFWGMQRTLVQNLVTGVTEGFSKKLLITGVGYRAAAQGKTLKLQLGYSHDVNIDVPEGIEVKTPDATTVEISGADKQRVGQLAAEIRRWRKPEPYKGKGIKYAGEFIFRKEGKKK
- the rpsH gene encoding 30S ribosomal protein S8; this translates as MAVTDPLGDLLTRIRNGQRAKKDSVLSPASKLRVRVLDVLQREGYIRGYSEEELALGKGATTKGVRIELKYFEGQPAIKHVARVSKPGRRIYSGSQDLPRVMNGLGITIVSTPRGVLSDAEAREQNVGGEVLAEVF
- the rpsN gene encoding 30S ribosomal protein S14; this translates as MAKLSSVNKNERRKKLVAQYAPKLAKLKAQANDESLDETERLIARLKMAELPRNANPTRIRNRCALTGRPRAYYRKFGLARVMLRDLANKGLIPGLTKSSW
- the rplE gene encoding 50S ribosomal protein L5, which gives rise to MADAYKPRMKAIYDDRIIKAMTDKFGYKNALEIPRIEKIVLNMGVGEATQDKKRVDQAASEMELIAGQKPVITKAKKSIAQFKLREGMPIGVKVTLRRERMYEFLDRFITIALPRVRDFRGLNPKSFDGRGNYACGIKEQIVFPEISYDRVDKVRGMDVIVTTTAKTDDEARELLRLFGFPFPIEESGEEKKAA
- the rplX gene encoding 50S ribosomal protein L24, yielding MAAAKIKKGDRVVVLSGKDKGKTGTVTTALPKDGKVVVEGVNVATRHRKPSQANPQGGLERIEAPLHISKVAHVTADGKPTRVRFETQDGKKVRVAVKTGEKIDG
- the rplN gene encoding 50S ribosomal protein L14 → MIQMQSNLDVADNSGAKRVQCIKVLGGSKRRTASVGDIIVVSVKEAQPRGKVKKGDVHRAVIVRTAKDIRRADGSVIRFDGNAAVLVNKNEEPIGTRIFGPVVRELRGKKHMKIISLAPEVL
- the rpsQ gene encoding 30S ribosomal protein S17, with protein sequence MPKRVLTGLVVSDKGEKTVVVNVERKVKHPLYGKIIRRSKKYHAHDEANEYKAGETVRIEETAPISKLKTWKVIARVNTHVSPERVEIDG
- the rpmC gene encoding 50S ribosomal protein L29 is translated as MAKKIDLTGQSDDQLGETLGNLKREQFNLRFQAATSQLEKPSRVREVRKDIARIKTIQAQRNAASGK
- the rplP gene encoding 50S ribosomal protein L16, which gives rise to MLQPKRTKFRKAFKGRIHGDAKGGTSLNFGSYGLKAMEPERITARQIEAARRAITRHIKRQGRLWIRVFPDVPVSSKPAEVRMGSGKGSPEFWAARVKPGRILFELDGVAGPLAAEAFERAAMKLPIKTKVVARLGDTSHLGGE
- the rpsC gene encoding 30S ribosomal protein S3, with amino-acid sequence MGHKSNPIGLRLQINRTWDSRWYAEGADYKRLLLEDLKIREYILKTLPQAAISKVVIDRPAKLCRISIFAARPGVIIGKKGSDIEKLRKTLGAMTSSDVSLNIVEIRKPEVDAKLIAQGIADQLERRIAFRRAMKRAVQSAMRLGADGIKVYCGGRLGGAEIARSESYREGRVPLHTLRANIDYAHAEAHTAYGVCGVKVWVFKGEILGHDPLATDRLMMEAQTSGVRPARDDHRR
- the rplV gene encoding 50S ribosomal protein L22 — translated: MSKPQSPRKVGDKEALSVGTQIRGSAQKLGLVAALIRGRKVGDAMNILAFSKKSMAIDARKVLASAIANAENNHNLDVDALVVAEASVGKSIVMKRFATRGRGKSTRILKPFSRLRIVVREQEEA
- the rpsS gene encoding 30S ribosomal protein S19, with protein sequence MARSVWKGPFVELSLLKKAEAAQDAGGRAPIKTWSRRSTILPSFVGLTFSVYNGRKFVPVSVNEDMVGMKLGEFAPTRYFPGHAADKKGKR
- the rplB gene encoding 50S ribosomal protein L2, with protein sequence MALKHYNPTSPAQRGLILVDKSSLWKGKPVKALTEGKNKTGGRNNKGHVTSRGIAGGHKQKYRYVDFKRRKWDVEGTVERLEYDPNRTAFIALVSYPDGEQAYIIAPQRLAPGDKVIAAKKADTKPGNAMEIGQVPVGTIVHNVEMKPGKGGQIARSAGTYVQVVGRDKGMVMVRLNSGEQRYIHADCMATVGAVSNPDNQNQNLGKAGRSRWMGKRPLTRGVAKNPVDHPHGGGEGRTSGGRHPVTPWGKPTKGARTRHNKATDKMIIRSRHARKK
- a CDS encoding 50S ribosomal protein L23, yielding MAKPAKAIDNRHYDVIVAPHITEKATLLSEQNAVVFKVANKATKPEIKAAVEALFDVRVVGVNTIVQKGKTKRWKGAPYRRSDVKKAIVTLGEGQSIDVTEGAK